In Streptomyces sp. NBC_00448, the following are encoded in one genomic region:
- a CDS encoding bifunctional o-acetylhomoserine/o-acetylserine sulfhydrylase encodes MTEQQPVDSVTAGHTPETAAAAAQEEPNWSFETKQVHSGAVPDPTTGARAVPIYQTSSFVFRDTRHAADLFALAEPGNIYTRIHNPTQDVFEQRIAALEGGVAAVALASGQAAETLAILTLASTGDHVVAGASLYGGTYNLFKHTLPRFGIEVSFVDPDDVGAWRAAVRPNTKAFFAETLGNPRGNVLDVRAVADAAHAEGVPLIVDNTVPTPYLLQPLRHGADIVVHSATKFLGGHGTTIAGVVVDGGTFDFGAHADRFPDFSTPDPSYHGLEYWPALGPGAYAIKLRVQLLRDLGPALSPHSAFLLLQGVETLSLRLERHSANAQELAEWLQARDEVAVVHYPGLPSSAWYEAGQRYLPRGAGAVLAFELRDGAEAGKRFVDAVRLFSHLANIGDVRSLIIHPASTTHSQLDEEQLAATGTSAGLVRLSVGIENVADLKADLDAGFRAAKGAS; translated from the coding sequence ATGACCGAGCAACAGCCTGTCGACTCCGTCACCGCCGGGCACACGCCCGAGACCGCGGCCGCCGCGGCGCAGGAGGAGCCGAACTGGTCGTTCGAGACGAAGCAGGTGCACTCGGGGGCCGTTCCCGACCCGACGACGGGGGCGCGGGCGGTGCCGATCTACCAGACGTCGTCGTTCGTGTTCCGCGACACCCGACATGCCGCGGACCTGTTCGCGCTGGCGGAGCCGGGGAACATCTACACCCGCATCCACAACCCCACCCAGGACGTGTTCGAGCAGCGGATCGCCGCGCTGGAGGGCGGGGTCGCCGCGGTGGCTCTGGCGTCGGGGCAGGCCGCGGAGACGCTGGCGATCCTGACGCTGGCGAGCACCGGCGACCACGTGGTGGCGGGCGCGTCGCTCTACGGCGGGACGTACAACCTGTTCAAGCACACGCTGCCGCGGTTCGGGATCGAGGTGTCGTTCGTCGACCCGGACGACGTCGGGGCGTGGCGTGCGGCGGTGCGGCCGAACACGAAGGCGTTCTTCGCCGAGACGCTGGGCAACCCGCGCGGGAACGTGCTGGACGTGCGGGCGGTGGCGGACGCGGCGCACGCCGAGGGGGTGCCGCTGATCGTGGACAACACGGTGCCGACGCCGTACCTGCTCCAGCCGCTGCGACACGGCGCGGACATCGTGGTGCACTCCGCGACGAAGTTCCTCGGCGGCCACGGCACCACCATCGCCGGTGTGGTCGTCGACGGCGGCACCTTCGACTTCGGGGCGCACGCCGACCGCTTCCCCGACTTCAGCACGCCCGACCCGAGCTACCACGGGCTGGAGTACTGGCCGGCGCTCGGCCCGGGGGCGTACGCGATCAAGCTGCGCGTGCAGCTGCTGCGCGACCTGGGTCCCGCGCTGTCGCCGCACTCGGCGTTCCTGCTGCTCCAGGGCGTCGAGACGCTGTCGCTGCGGCTGGAGCGGCACTCCGCGAACGCGCAGGAGCTCGCGGAGTGGCTCCAGGCACGCGACGAGGTCGCGGTGGTGCACTACCCGGGCCTGCCGTCCAGCGCCTGGTACGAAGCCGGGCAGCGCTACCTGCCGCGCGGCGCGGGCGCGGTCCTCGCCTTCGAGCTGCGCGACGGAGCGGAGGCGGGCAAGCGCTTCGTGGACGCGGTGCGGCTCTTCAGCCATCTGGCGAACATCGGCGACGTGCGCAGCCTGATCATCCACCCGGCCTCCACCACGCACAGCCAGCTGGACGAGGAGCAGTTGGCGGCCACCGGCACCTCGGCCGGCCTGGTGCGGCTGTCGGTCGGCATCGAGAACGTCGCGGACCTCAAGGCGGATCTGGACGCCGGGTTCCGCGCGGCCAAGGGCGCGTCCTGA
- the metX gene encoding homoserine O-acetyltransferase MetX → MTVPGRTAAEVPLPPASGAWRQGDPPGRRRWHPLSHPLPLEAGGALPGVRLAYETWGHLAPDASNAVLVLHALTGDSHVAGPAGPGHPTAGWWDGLVGPGLALDTDRFFVVAPNVLGGCQGSTGPASARPDGRRWGSAFPFLTQRDQVAAEASLADALGVERWALVVGGSMGGMRALEWAVGRPERVGSLLLLACPAAASAEQIGWASVQLRAIRADPGWHGGDYHDAAPGGGPHAGLGQARRLAHLTYRSEPELRERFGRAAQHAERPWHGGRYAVESYLDHHADKLVRRFDAGSYVVLTEAMNAHDVGRGRGGTAAALRRVTAPTLVAGVDSDRLYPLAQQRELAAGIAGADRMRTVRSPYGHDGFLIEVDQVASLVGELTAGLRLPYPDREQPARRVAKGT, encoded by the coding sequence CTGACCGTGCCGGGGCGCACGGCCGCGGAGGTCCCCCTGCCGCCCGCCTCCGGGGCGTGGCGGCAGGGGGACCCGCCCGGGCGGCGCCGCTGGCACCCGCTCTCCCACCCGCTGCCGCTGGAGGCGGGCGGTGCACTGCCGGGCGTGCGGCTGGCGTACGAGACGTGGGGGCACCTCGCGCCCGACGCGTCGAACGCGGTGCTGGTGCTGCACGCGCTGACCGGTGACAGCCATGTCGCGGGTCCGGCCGGACCCGGCCATCCGACCGCCGGGTGGTGGGACGGGCTGGTCGGGCCCGGCCTCGCGCTGGACACCGACCGCTTCTTCGTGGTGGCGCCGAACGTCCTGGGCGGCTGCCAGGGCAGCACCGGCCCGGCGTCCGCGCGGCCGGACGGCCGCCGGTGGGGCAGCGCCTTCCCGTTCCTGACCCAGCGCGACCAGGTCGCGGCGGAGGCGTCGTTGGCGGACGCGCTGGGCGTCGAGCGGTGGGCGCTGGTGGTCGGCGGGTCGATGGGCGGGATGCGGGCGCTGGAGTGGGCGGTGGGCCGGCCGGAGCGGGTCGGGTCGCTGCTGCTGCTCGCCTGCCCGGCGGCGGCGAGCGCCGAGCAGATCGGGTGGGCGTCGGTGCAGCTCCGGGCGATCAGGGCGGACCCGGGCTGGCACGGCGGCGACTACCACGACGCGGCCCCCGGCGGCGGCCCGCACGCCGGGCTCGGGCAGGCCCGGCGGCTGGCGCACCTGACCTACCGCAGCGAGCCCGAGCTGCGGGAGCGGTTCGGCCGCGCCGCGCAGCACGCCGAACGCCCTTGGCACGGCGGCCGGTACGCGGTCGAGTCGTATCTCGACCACCACGCGGACAAACTGGTCCGCAGGTTCGACGCGGGCAGCTACGTGGTACTGACCGAGGCGATGAACGCGCACGACGTCGGGCGGGGGCGGGGCGGCACCGCGGCGGCGCTGCGCCGCGTGACGGCACCGACGCTGGTGGCCGGGGTGGACTCCGACCGGCTCTATCCACTCGCGCAGCAGCGGGAGTTGGCGGCGGGCATCGCGGGCGCGGACCGGATGCGGACAGTCCGCTCGCCGTACGGGCACGACGGCTTCCTGATCGAAGTGGATCAAGTGGCGTCGCTGGTCGGCGAGCTGACGGCGGGTCTCAGGCTCCCGTATCCGGATCGGGAGCAGCCGGCCCGCCGTGTGGCGAAGGGCACGTGA
- a CDS encoding CbtB domain-containing protein has protein sequence MSSLSTHTSSDATPVVLPVSKAVLWLAGTTILALAVYYFIGVDQGAVSVFGRDMHIHEFVHDARHFLGFPCH, from the coding sequence GTGAGTTCTCTGTCCACCCACACGTCGTCCGACGCCACGCCGGTCGTCCTGCCCGTCTCCAAGGCCGTGCTCTGGCTGGCCGGCACCACGATCCTCGCGCTCGCCGTGTACTACTTCATCGGCGTCGACCAGGGCGCGGTCTCCGTGTTCGGCAGGGACATGCACATCCACGAGTTCGTGCACGACGCGCGGCACTTCCTCGGTTTCCCCTGCCACTGA
- a CDS encoding CbtA family protein gives MEKRLVLRGVLAGAIAGLLAFVFARIFAEPQINKAIDYESGRDAAQNALDKAAGLPASPAGPDLFSRTVQADVGIGVGLILFGAAMGAIFAVVYTVCLGRVGNVRPRTLALLVAGGGFLGFYLVPFVKYPANPPAIGHEDTIKARTGLYLIMVVCSITLLALAVWLGRRLQERFGTWNATLLAGAAFLVVIGVVIGLLPALGHLATNREQYGNHGTETPVPLTDPHGRIVYPGFPADVLFKFRFYSVAAQLLLWSAIGLVFGPLAERVLSPAPAGRTVRAPRADPVKA, from the coding sequence ATGGAGAAGCGACTCGTACTGCGCGGCGTGCTCGCCGGCGCGATCGCGGGGCTGCTCGCGTTCGTCTTCGCCCGGATCTTCGCCGAACCGCAGATCAACAAGGCGATCGACTACGAGAGCGGGCGGGACGCGGCGCAGAACGCCCTCGACAAGGCCGCGGGCCTGCCGGCCTCCCCGGCCGGCCCCGACCTGTTCAGCCGCACCGTGCAGGCCGACGTCGGCATCGGCGTGGGGCTGATCCTCTTCGGCGCCGCGATGGGCGCCATCTTCGCGGTGGTGTACACGGTGTGCCTGGGCCGGGTCGGCAACGTCCGGCCGCGCACCCTGGCGCTGCTGGTGGCCGGCGGCGGCTTCCTCGGCTTCTACCTGGTGCCGTTCGTGAAGTACCCGGCGAACCCGCCGGCGATCGGGCACGAGGACACCATCAAGGCCCGCACCGGGCTCTACCTGATCATGGTGGTCTGCTCGATCACGCTGCTCGCCCTGGCGGTGTGGCTGGGACGGCGGCTCCAGGAGCGGTTCGGCACGTGGAACGCCACGCTGCTCGCCGGCGCGGCCTTCCTGGTCGTGATCGGCGTGGTGATCGGCCTGCTGCCGGCGCTGGGCCATCTCGCCACCAACCGCGAGCAGTACGGCAACCACGGCACCGAGACACCGGTGCCGCTCACCGACCCGCACGGCCGGATCGTCTACCCGGGCTTCCCGGCGGACGTGCTGTTCAAGTTCCGGTTCTACTCGGTGGCCGCGCAGTTGCTGCTCTGGTCGGCGATCGGGCTGGTCTTCGGGCCGCTGGCGGAGCGGGTGCTGAGCCCGGCGCCGGCCGGCCGGACCGTCCGGGCGCCCCGCGCCGACCCGGTCAAGGCGTGA